In Aspergillus luchuensis IFO 4308 DNA, chromosome 1, nearly complete sequence, the following are encoded in one genomic region:
- a CDS encoding uncharacterized protein (COG:G;~EggNog:ENOG410PUTR;~InterPro:IPR020846,IPR011701,IPR036259;~PFAM:PF07690,PF00083;~TransMembrane:12 (i81-102o122-141i148-167o173-195i207-229o235-257i319-338o358-379i400-420o426-447i459-482o494-516i);~go_function: GO:0022857 - transmembrane transporter activity [Evidence IEA];~go_process: GO:0055085 - transmembrane transport [Evidence IEA]) — translation MSFIDEAINHPVPILSSFEPHNSSHKEQFLTAVDNEKGKNADELPLENADASEDSDPDVILVDFDEDDPENPLNWSPVHKWLIVIVVSWMGFVSVFSTMTIVPTAPEILDEFHSHSKVDQTLLVTIWELGEGIGPFFIAPLSERFGRLPVFHIGNFLALLCLVASALSTNISMLIAFRFLTGCFLSILTLGPAIVGDLFKMEQTGRSMAVVMGTQMIADFISPIAGAYIAEDLGWRWSIWLAAIVLGFFSLLLLFVLRETYTVVLLRRKAQRLQSEHAGADNNNNINLKYQSKHQARIDASTMLESAIKPMQILFRSPILIMTTTYMATTYALVSLIMATITESMESTYPSTFTSGSIGLTFLSLAIGNTVALIFYSFTSDRYVIRQKETKGDAFKPESRLVHLLLAAVILPVGFIIYGWTLNYHVQFIVPLIGACLAGFSMTLSAIPAETYVVDTYEIHGASAIAAGVIFRAIAGAFLPLIGPALYDSIGQGWGNTVLAFIAAAFIPPLGALMVYGDWFRSKERFGREGR, via the exons ATGTCTTTCATCGATGAGGCCATCAACCACCCGGTCCCCATATTATCCTCATTCGAGCCGCACAATTCGTCACACAAAGAGCAGTTCCTGACTGCGGTGGATAacgagaagggaaagaatgcCGACGAACTGCCATTGGAAAATGCCGATGCTAGCGAAGATAGCGATCCGGACGTCATTCTCGTGGActttgatgaggatgacccGGAAAACCCGTTGAATTGGTCGCCAGTGCACAAATGGCtgattgtgattgttgtTTCATGGATGGGTTTTGTTAG TGTCTTCTCAACAATGACAATCGTACCTACGGCACCCGAAATCCTCGATGAATTCCATTCACACAGTAAGGTCGACCAGACCCTCCTGGTCACGATCTGGGAACTCGGTGAAGGAATTGGCCCATTCTTTATCGCGCCGCTATCCGAAAGATTCGGTCGACTTCCTGTCTTCCATATAGGGAATTTCCTCGCGCTGCTCTGCTTAGTTGCTAGCGCGCTCAGCACCAACATTTCCATGCTCATCGCCTTCCGGTTCCTTACGGGATGCTTTCTATCAATTCTCACCCTTGGCCCGGCTATTGTCGGGGACCTGTTCAAGATGGAACAAACTGGCCGCTCCATGGCAGTAGTCATGGGCACTCAGATGATTGCAGATTTCATCTCACCTATCGCGGGCGCGTATATCGCCGAGGACCTGGGTTGGCGATGGTCCATTTGGCTGGCGGCTATCGTGCTGGGATTCTTTAGCTTGCTTTTACTCTTTGTGCTGAGAGAAACGTACACGGTTGTTTTGCTGAGGAGAAAGGCGCAGCGGTTACAGAGTGAGCATGCGGGcgcagacaacaacaacaacatcaacctgAAGTACCAGTCTAAACATCAAGCCCGGATCGATGCATCTACTATGCTTGAAAGCGCTATCAAGCCCATGCAAATCCTCTTCCGATCTCCCATCCTTATCATGACAACGACATACATGGCCACAACCTACGCCCTGGTGTCCTTAATCATGGCCACTATCACAGAATCCATGGAATCGACCTACCCCAGCACCTTCACCAGCGGCTCCATCGGGCTCACATTCCTCAGTCTCGCCATCGGCAACACCGTTGCTTTGATCTTCTACAGCTTCACCTCCGACCGCTACGTCATCCGtcagaaagaaacaaaaggcGACGCATTCAAGCCTGAGTCGCGACTAGtacatctgcttcttgctgctgTTATCCTCCCTGTGGGATTCATCATCTACGGATGGACGTTGAATTATCATGTCCAGTTTATCGTGCCGCTTATTGGAGCGTGTCTGGCCGGTTTCAGCATGACGCTTTCTGCCATTCCGGCTGAGACATATGTCGTGGATACGTATGAGATCCATGGTGCTTCTGCCATTGCTGCTGGGGTTATATTTAGAGCTATCGCAGGAGCATTCTTGCCCTTGATCGGCCCGGCTTTGTATGATAGTATTGGTCAGGGGTGGGGGAATACAGTGCTGGCTTTTATTGCGGCGGCTTTTATTCCGCCGTTGGGGGCCTTGATGGTCTATGGGGATTGGTTTAGAAGTAAGGAGCGgtttgggagggagggtcgGTAA
- a CDS encoding putative UDP-glucose:glycoprotein glucosyltransferase (BUSCO:EOG0926049A;~CAZy:GT24;~COG:O;~EggNog:ENOG410PHC3;~InterPro:IPR040497,IPR029044,IPR040525,IPR009448, IPR040693,IPR040692,IPR040694;~PFAM:PF18403,PF18402,PF18404,PF18400,PF18401, PF06427;~SECRETED:SignalP(1-28);~go_function: GO:0003980 - UDP-glucose:glycoprotein glucosyltransferase activity [Evidence IEA];~go_process: GO:0006486 - protein glycosylation [Evidence IEA]) yields MVSGLGNVASWRLASVLIAGLLAIQGRASPSVNVALQASFDSPPYLIELLESAAEENSTSYFPLLDRIADGTFDDAVTDKDLYDRFLEVVREDGHLRTPESLSSFKLSLAMRSASPRITAHYQFYNASVQHSLMAAQDAVCPVWVHSEGKQYCSSTMERAQQDVEGSDDPRELPFDRVFGDPSLPPAILYADIATPMFKEFHQSLSAMAKEGQVSYRVRYRPPQHWTPRPVFVSGYGVELALKRTDYIVIDDRDAEERGTGSIESGKSDATEDDLDDLRPLSSSEVSRLGLNTVGYVLDSDDPFDTLVKLSQDFPKYSARVAAHNVSTELLQDIRSSRLRMLPPGLNVLWINGVQIEPRQVDAFTLLDHLRRERKLIEKFRNLGLSATDAVELLSHPLLGEALARDGPQRYNYRDDIEGGGVIMWLNNLEKDARYESWPSELAGFMQRTYPGQLPAVRRDSNNIVFPVDLTSTEDADIVVKTIQVFVKNKIPVRFGLIPVTFSDGAIAQLKVAHYLQETFGLASFMDYLEASASKNKLASPDKACFQAATQDRNPRPEKVSLSLDEVLNNGVFDATVSKTTAYLNRLGMKHEPSHAFVNGIPVTRNDKWAQEMSTKISRDTQLIQQKIADAEVDEDTWLPELFLSQAFDRRNPAIVPEDPKEIRAVDLVQIADSQGELFSQIPRIALDESNALESAHAIIVGNFDDESGYELLSAALESRKTHGEVEMLFLHNPKLEAPAASRSVAVRRLLNGGKEVDASQLLEAIASSASPAAEEVEDAAHFWEAQRAVVQELGLAPGERALIVNGRVVGPIAEDTSLISEDFDQLLVYEKQKRITPVAKAVKALEFDEKLSDPLDFAKLTSLTTLSTISDVPEGIYESTSDIRLYLFNRWNDARSAITVSNSEDPAITIVASIDPTSEVAQKWLPILKVLSELASVRVRLVLNPREEIKELPTKRFYRYVLDSEPSFEEDGSISRPTASFSGVPVEALLTLGMDVPSSWLVAPKDSIHDLDNIKLSSVKEGWNVDAIYALEHILIEGHSRDMTTKSPPRGVQLVLGTENNPHFSDTIIMANLGYFQFKAQPGLWNINLKPGRSERIFTLDSVGGLGYNPQPGDENNEVALLSFQGRTLFPRVSRKKGYETEDVLETNPRPGSAMDYMNKGFNFASGILSSVGVGTRGNTSGKQADINIFSVASGHLYERMLNIMMVSVMRNTNHSVKFWFIEQFLSPSFKSFLPHLAKEYNFSYEMVTYKWPHWLRAQKEKQREIWGYKILFLDVLFPLDLDKVIFVDADQIVRTDMYDLVSLDLEGAPYGFTPMCDSRHEMEGFRFWKQGYWKNFLRGQPYHISALYVVDLNRFRAIAAGDRLRGQYQMLSADPESLSNLDQDLPNHMQHHIPIKSLPQEWLWCETWCSDESQSQARTIDLCNNPMTKEPKLDRARRQVPEWTEYDEEIAALSKRVAAEKQQQAEEEERDNESYPNEDEEDEASSGWDKDEL; encoded by the exons ATGGTATCTGGACTGGGAAATGTCGCCTCATGGCGACTTGCATCTGTATTGATTGCCGGTCTGCTGGCTATCCAGGGACGCGCCAGTCCGTCAGTCAATGTTGCTCTCCAAGCTTCGTTTGATTCCCCGCCTTATCTGATAGAGCTTCT AGAATCCGCCGCAGAGGAGAACTCTACCTCATACTTCCCATTACTCGATCGAATCGCCGACGGTACCTTCGACGACGCTGTTACGGATAAGGACCTATATGACCGCTTTCTGGAAGTTGTGCGCGAGGATGGACACTTACGGACCCCCGAAAGTCTCTCGTCTTTCAAGTTGTCGCTGGCGATGAGATCTGCCAGTCCGCGGATCACGGCTCACTACCAGTTCTATAATGCTTCGGTTCAACACTCCTTGATGGCCGCGCAGGATGCGGTCTGTCCTGTTTGGGTGCACTCGGAAGGAAAGCAATACTGCTCGTCTACTATGGAACGTGCTCAACAGGATGTTGAAGGTTCTGA TGATCCACGAGAACTCCCTTTCGATCGTGTCTTCGGTGATCCCTCTCTGCCTCCAGCGATTTTGTACGCGGATATAGCGACCCCGATGTTCAAGGAATTCCACCAGTCACTGAGTGCTATGGCAAAAGAAGGACAAGTCTCGTATCGCGTACGATATAGGCCTCCCCAACATTGGACTCCTCGCCCTGTTTTTGTGTCTGGATACGGGGTCGAGCTGGCGTTGAAGCGGACGGACTACATTGTGATTGATGATAGAGATGCGGAAGAACGAGGGACTGGCAGCATTGAGTCCGGAAAGTCTGACGCGACGGAGGATGATTTGGACGACCTGAGACCCCTGTCATCTTCAGAAGTTTCGCGGCTTGGGCTGAACACGGTAGGCTATGTGTTGGACAGCGATGACCCGTTTGACACACTCGTGAAGCTGTCACAGGATTTCCCCAAGTACTCTGCGCGTGTTGCGGCTCACAACGTTTCCACTGAATTGTTGCAAGATATTCGGTCTAGCAGATTGCGTATGCTTCCGCCAGGGCTTAACGTGCTTTGGATCAATGGAGTTCAGATTGAACCTCGACAAGTGGATGCATTCACTCTCCTGGACCACTTGCGTCGTGAAAGAAAATTGATCGAGAAGTTCCGCAACTTAGGCCTTTCCGCTACAGATGCTGTAGAACTGTTGTCACACCCTCTGCTTGGAGAGGCCTTGGCCCGGGATGGCCCTCAGCGTTACAACTACCGTGATGACattgagggaggtggtgttaTCATGTGGTTGAACAATCTCGAAAAGGATGCACGCTACGAATCATGGCCCAGCGAACTTGCAGGA TTTATGCAACGCACGTACCCAGGCCAGCTTCCAGCAGTGCGCCGCGATTCCAACAATATTGTCTTCCCTGTCGACTTGACGAGCACTGAAGATGCTGATATTGTCGTCAAGACGATCCAGGTCTTCGTGAAGAACAAAATTCCCGTCAGATTTGGTTTGATTCCGGTTACGTTCTCGGACGGAGCAATTGCTCAGCTCAAGGTTGCTCATTACCTTCAAGAGACTTTTGGTCTGGCCAGTTTTATGGATTACCTCGAAGCA TCGGCATCCAAAAACAAGTTGGCTTCTCCGGATAAGGCTTGCTTCCAGGCTGCAACTCAGGACCGGAATCCTCGTCCTGAGAAGGTGTCTCTATCTCTAGATGAAGTCTTGAATAATGGTGTATTTGACGCAACGGTGTCAAAAACAACTGCGTACCTAAACCGTCTGGGGATGAAGCACGAGCCATCACATGCTTTTGTTAATGGTATCCCTGTCACCCGCAATGATAAATGGGCGCAGGAAATGAGCACAAAGATCAGCAGAGATACTCAGCTCATTCAGCAAAAGATTGCTGATGCCGAGGTCGACGAAGATACTTGGCTGCCAGAGCTGTTTCTTTCGCAGGCTTTTGACCGACGCAACCCGGCGATCGTTCCAGAAGACCCGAAAGAGATCCGGGCTGTGGACTTGGTGCAGATTGCGGACTCCCAAGGGGAGCTCTTCAGCCAGATTCCACGTATAGCGCTAGATGAAAGCAATGCCTTGGAGAGTGCCCATGCCATCATTGTTGGCAACTTTGATGATGAATCGGGTTACGAGCTACTTAGTGCGGCCCTCGAGAGCCGGAAGACACATGGTGAAGTTGAGATGCTTTTCCTACACAATCCAAAGCTCGAGGCTCCCGCAGCATCTAGGTCTGTCGCCGTTCGCCGTCTGTTGAACGGTGGCAAAGAGGTAGATGCCAGTCAGCTTTTGGAGGCGATCGCGTCTTCCGCCTCGCCAGCAGCtgaggaagttgaggatgCGGCACACTTCTGGGAGGCTCAGCGAGCTGTAGTACAAGAGCTTGGACTCGCTCCGGGCGAAAGGGCACTTATCGTGAACGGAAGGGTCGTTGGACCAATTGCAGAAGACACCTCATTGATCTCAGAGGACTTCGACCAGCTACTGGTTTATGAGAAGCAAAAGCGAATTACTCCGGTAGCAAAGGCGGTCAAAGCACTTGAATTCGACGAAAAGCTTTCTGATCCGCTAGACTTTGCGAAGCTTACCTCGCTTACCACGCTTTCTACGATCTCGGATGTGCCAGAGGGCATCTATGAGTCAACTTCGGACATCCGTTTGTATTTGTTCAACCGATGGAACGACGCGCGTTCGGCTATCACTGTCTCCAACTCTGAGGATCCAGCGATCACCATTGTCGCATCTATTGATCCAACATCCGAAGTCGCTCAGAAGTGGCTCCCCATTTTGAAGGTACTGTCCGAGCTGGCAAGTGTCAGAGTTAGGTTGGTCCTAAATCCCCGCGAGGAGATTAAAGAGCTTCCAACCAAGCGCTTCTATCGTTATGTTCTCGATTCGGAGCCATCATTTGAAGAAGACGGTTCGATTTCTCGGCccacagcctccttctcgggCGTCCCCGTTGAAGCACTGCTTACCCTGGGCATGGACGTTCCCTCGTCGTGGCTTGTGGCTCCGAAGGACTCCATTCATGATCTTGACAATATTAAGCTCAGTTCCGTCAAGGAGGGCTGGAATGTTGATGCTATCTACGCATTGGAACacatcttgatcgagggCCACTCCCGTGATATGACCACGAAGTCCCCGCCTAGAGGAGTCCAGCTTGTCCTTGGAACGGAGAACAACCCTCACTTCTCggataccatcatcatggcaAACCTCGGATACTTCCAGTTCAAAGCCCAGCCTGGACTTTGGAACATTAACCTCAAACCTGGCCGTAGCGAACGTATCTTCACTCTCGACAGTGTAGGCGGCCTAGGCTATAATCCCCAGCCCGGCGACGAAAACAATGAAGTGgccctcctttccttccaggGTCGCACCCTTTTCCCGCGTGTCTCCCGCAAGAAGGGCTACGAGACCGAAGACGTCCTCGAAACCAACCCCAGACCAGGTTCGGCGATGGATTACATGAATAAGGGTTTCAACTTCGCTTCCGGCATCCTATCCAGTGTCGGAGTCGGCACCAGAGGCAATACCAGCGGCAAACAGGCTGACATTAACATCTTCTCCGTCGCCAGTGGACACCTCTACGAGCGCATGCTCAACATTATGATGGTCTCAGTGATGCGCAACACCAACCACAGCGTGAAATTCTGGTTCATCGAACAattcctctctccttcctttaAGTCCTTCCTGCCCCACCTTGCGAAGGAGTATAACTTCTCCTACGAGATGGTCACGTACAAATGGCCACACTGGCTCCGGgcccagaaagaaaagcagcgTGAAATCTGGGGCTACAAGATCCTCTTTCTGGACgttctcttccctctcgaCCTCGACAAAGTCATCTTCGTTGATGCCGACCAGATAGTCCGCACAGACATGTACGACCTCGTCAGCCTCGACCTCGAAGGTGCTCCTTACGGCTTTACCCCCATGTGCGACTCCCGCCACGAGATGGAAGGCTTCCGCTTCTGGAAGCAGGGGTACTGGAAGAACTTCCTCCGCGGCCAGCCCTACCACATCTCCGCACTTTACGTCGTCGACCTGAACCGCTTCCGTGCCATCGCCGCCGGCGACCGCCTCCGTGGACAGTACCAGATGCTGTCAGCTGATCCGGAGAGTTTGAGCAACCTGGACCAGGATCTGCCGAACCACATGCAACATCACATCCCGATCAAGAGTCTGCCGCAGGAGTGGCTGTGGTGCGAGACTTGGTGCTCGGATGAGTCGCAGTCGCAGGCTCGTACAATTGACCTGTGCAATAACCCGATGACGAAGGAGCCGAAGTTGGATCGTGCTAGGAGGCAGGTACCTGAGTGGACGGAATATGACGAAGAGATTGCGGCCTTGTCGAAGCGAGTTGCTGCTgaaaagcagcaacaggcggaggaggaagaaagggacaATGAATCGTACCCtaatgaggatgaagaggatgaggcttcttctggctgggATAAGGATGAGCTTTAG
- a CDS encoding uncharacterized protein (COG:S;~EggNog:ENOG410PMBE), whose translation MTRVEEPLDAPDGSGLTWIFDHCLRYPGTYEIPLRTMYSLNCNPTRQPAPGTRAPETAFHRPTNSSTSQDSLDPAADFRAQLTHQISRLPSQPCSLPPTFVTSFLRRCFTPELEEVDFPQALTALDYLKDFETRRRKEVAEALQRLKVEPNDVKEKAQLAKKNPGALTWLETITIQGRRVEALYTQIYVGLRRWTLINEMLMEPFNKANCIAMLNTLFPPVTEATVSPTSHLTPQILKSQRDGFFRYIAAVEVNGPDVLTKVIAQGAPKGSDNGWPLIREALDKYLRAANEMIDECTTVSSPAGMDEGIESQPRAHKGRKVDSGISFDTGEKLPSSPVECSKSMDDLLEKPLPPPPSPKGHNHKSGSTLERLAREIRKLGDAGKARNLKKMRSTSALGVRPDTTGGRSTEDNSLFEVDEQKRRRLLWEASNRKKAHVKQLSKDTA comes from the exons ATGACGCGTGTCGAGGAACCTCTGGATGCCCCTGATGGCTCTGGCCTTACCTGGATCTTTGACCATTGCCTCCGCTACCCTGGTACCTATGAGATCCCATTGCGCACCATGTACTCGCTGAACTGCAATCCCACGAGACAACCGGCGCCTGGTACTCGTGCTCCCGAAACGGCTTTTCATCGCCCTACCAATTCGTCGACTTCCCAGGACTCGTTGGACCCTGCCGCTGATTTCCGAGCTCAATTGACTCATCAGATTTCGCGGTTGCCTTCACAGCCTTGCTCGCTCCCCCCAACTTTCGTCACCTCATTCCTGCGTCGTTGCTTCACCCCTGAGTTGGAAGAGGTTGATTTCCCCCAGGCATTGACTGCCCTGGACTACCTCAAGGACTTTGAAACCCGTCGCCGGAAAGAGGTTGCAGAAGCGCTGCAACGGCTAAAAGTGGAGCCCAATGAtgtgaaggagaaggcccagCTGGCGAAAAAGAACCCTGGCGCTTTGACTTGGCTTGAAACTATTACTATTCAGGGCCGCCGAGTGGAAGCTCTTTACACTCAGATATACGTTGGTCTGCGTCGCTGG ACGTTGATCAACGAGATGTTGATGGAGCCCTTTAACAAGGCCAATTGTATCGCCATGCTCAACACACTTTTTCCCCCAGTCACAGAGGCAACCGTTTCTCCCACTTCGCACCTCACCCCGCAGATTCTCAAGTCACAGCGGGATGGATTTTTCCGGTATATCGCAGCCGTCGAGGTCAACGGTCCAGACGTTCTCACAAAAGTGATTGCTCAGGGTGCTCCAAAGGGGTCAGACAATGGTTGGCCGTTGATCAGAGAAGCCCTAGACAAGTATCTCCGGGCGGCCAATGAAATGATTGACGAATGCACAACGGTGTCTAGCCCGGCTGGCATGGATGAGGGTATTGAGTCTCAGCCTCGGGCTCACAAAGGCCGCAAAGTCGATTCGGGCATCAGCTTTGATACGGGGGAGAAGCTTCCTTCCTCGCCTGTCGAGTGCAGCAAGAGCATGGATGACCTTCTAGAGaagcccctccccccacctccctctcctaaGGGGCACAACCACAAGTCGGGGTCAACGCTTGAGCGGCTGGCCCGCGAGATTCGGAAGTTGGGTGATGCCGGTAAGGCGAGGAATCTTAAAAAGATGAGATCCACTAGCGCCCTCGGTGTTCGGCCAGACACCACTGGTGGCCGCTCTACCGAAGACAATTCACTGTTCGAGGTGGATGagcagaaaagaaggcgTTTGTTGTGGGAGGCTTCCAACCGCAAAAAAGCCCACGTGAAGCAACTCAGCAAGGACACCGCATGA
- a CDS encoding uncharacterized protein (COG:Q;~EggNog:ENOG410PVQY;~InterPro:IPR015798,IPR016182,IPR036460,IPR000269, IPR015802;~PFAM:PF01179,PF02728;~go_function: GO:0005507 - copper ion binding [Evidence IEA];~go_function: GO:0008131 - primary amine oxidase activity [Evidence IEA];~go_function: GO:0048038 - quinone binding [Evidence IEA];~go_process: GO:0009308 - amine metabolic process [Evidence IEA];~go_process: GO:0055114 - oxidation-reduction process [Evidence IEA]): MSLHPLDPATAVEIEKATTLVKDTYPGIPLHFKAGGLQEPPKAALLEFLDAEHNNKPLPFLPRCIFLNWYIKRTPRLFEAVVDVTNGTFVHHVELPRDFHGPGDRAEMNEVAQTVMADPAVRAEIKRLQIDDTTVVLDPWDYGVDGEDTQTRHAQVFMYMRNPANNDPDSNHYSFPLDFMVTVDLCAMKVKKIIRLPLGADESVTQGSSVPHRRTAPEEPEYDHRLQKTSPRMTLKPYQVVQPEGASFTVKGHLVEWEKWRFRVGFNWREGLTLHDLSFDGKSNFYRLSLAEMFVPYGDPRNPIYRKAAFDLGNVGAGVTANNLQLGCDCLGMIKYIDGHVVSVDGDASPRPNAICIHEIDNGIQWKHTNHRTGKATVVRKRQLVLQTIITVANYEYIFMWYFDQSGEITFETRATGILSTQPIGKDVVVPWGTRVADGVMAPYHQHLFSLRIDPAIGGVHNSFASTDSVAMPWDDQLNPLGTGYVTEQKILDRAGHVEDDVSKGRVFQILNENIENPVSGTPLGYKLVPHRSQMLLAKSGSWHWRRSEFAEHSIWVTRYHDDQLFPAGKYTNQSLGGTGIKSWVESRENVRNQDIVIWHTYGLTHNPRVEDFPVMPAEIVQVHLKPYNFCLFNPTNDVPPSNQQANQSVEYRASEPVGSVCCKSNL, encoded by the exons ATGTCACTTCACCCTCTTGACCCCGCTACCGCGGTCGAGATTGAGAAAGCCACCACCTTGGTCAAAGACACTTATCCTGGGATTCCCCTGCACTTCAAGGCCGGTGGTCTGCAAGAACCACCCAAGGCGGCTCTGCTCGAATTCCTGGACGCTgaacacaacaacaaacccTTACCTTTTCTTCCCAGATGTATATTTCTCAACTGGTACATTAAAAGGACGCCTCGGCTCTTCGAAGCAGTGGTAGATGTGACCAATGGCACCTTCGTCCACCACGTTGAGCTTCCCCGAGACTTCCATGGTCCGGGCGACCGAGCGGAGATGAACGAAGTGGCCCAGACTGTCATGGCTGATCCTGCAGTACGGGCGGAGATTAAGCGCCTGCAGATTGATGACACTACGGTCGTCCTCGACCCATGGGACTATGGtgtggatggcgaggatACACAGACGAGGCACGCTCAGGTGTTCATGTACATGAGAAACCCGGCAAACAACGATCCAGACTCCAATCACTACAGCTTTCCGCTGGATTTTATGGTTACTGTTGACTTGTGTGCCATGAAGGTGAAAAAGATCATCCGACTTCCTCTTGGGGCCGATGAGAGCGTGACGCAAGGTTCCAGCGTGCCTCATCGCCGTACGGCTCCAGAGGAGCCTGAATATGACCACCGTCTGCAGAAGACCTCTCCGCGAATGACATTGAAGCCATACCAGGTGGTCCAGCCAGAGGGTGCCTCCTTTACTGTCAAGGGTCACCTTGTCGAGTGGGAGAAATGGCGATTTCGAGTTGGTTTCAACTGGCGCGAAG GATTAACGCTGCATGACCTCTCTTTCGACGGTAAAAGCAATTTCTACCGTCTTTCACTCGCTGAGATGTTTGTTCCGTATGGTGATCCACGCAATCCCATCTACCGTAAGGCTGCGTTTGACCTGGGAAATGTGGGTGCAGGTGTGACGGCCAACAACCTGCAGC TTGGCTGCGACTGTCTTGGTATGATCAAGTATATAGATGGACACGTCGTTTCAGTGGACGGCGATGCATCTCCCCGACCAAATGCAATCTGTATCCACGAAATCGACAACGGGATCCAATGGAAGCACACCAACCACCGTACCGGCAAAGCAACAGTAGTACGCAAGCGGCAATTGGTCCTCCAGACTATCATTACAGTGGCCAATTACGAATACATCTTCATGTGGTACTTTGACCAGTCTGGTGAAATCACCTTCGAGACCAGAGCAACTGGGATCCTCTCCACTCAGCCTATTGGCAAAGACGTCGTGGTCCCGTGGGGAACCCGGGTAGCAGATGGTGTCATGGCCCCGTACCACCAGCACTTATTTAGCCTTCGTATTGATCCTGCGATTGGCGGTGTGCACAATAGCTTTGCTTCCACAGATTCTGTGGCCATGCCATGGGACGATCAACTCAATCCCCTTGGTACAGGCTATGTGACGGAGCAGAAGATTCTGGACCGAGCAGGTCATGTCGAAGACGATGTCAGCAAAGGCCGAGTCTTCCAAATCCTGAATGAAAACATCGAGAACCCGGTCTCGGGTACTCCGCTGGGATATAAACTCGTTCCTCATAGGTCCCAG ATGCTTCTAGCCAAATCTGGCTCCTGGCATTGGCGGCGGTCTGAATTCGCCGAGCACTCCATCTGGGTCACGCGGTATCACGACGACCAGCTCTTTCCGGCCGGAAAATACACCAACCAGTCGCTGGGTGGCACAGGGATCAAGTCCTGGGTTGAGTCCCGGGAGAATGTCCGCAACCAGGATATTGTCATCTGGCATACTTACGGTCTTACACACAATCCCCGTGTGGAGGACTTCCCAGTTATGCCGGCAGAGATTGTTCAGGTGCATCTGAAGCCTTACAATTTCTGTCTGTTCAATCCGACGAATGACGTACCTCCATCTAACCAGCAGGCGAATCAGAGTGTCGAGTATAGGGCGTCAGAGCCGGTGGGGTCTGTGTGCTGCAAGAGTAATTTGTAG
- a CDS encoding uncharacterized protein (COG:S;~EggNog:ENOG410Q19Q): MSAVAEFLHLPTTVVRRAPRLSAGISQLTNRPAMPGKLAAISHGKLQREAASQTPDLRRCLGHHNILIRCVKAAQEDNARVMKETYEDDPDLAPTSEESEFPPIRTQITNAVKTMVRSRRTTTTDKPSDCGLVRVEAHGPETTIRSKRRGVLATMLGLKGKGIFRNTQTRDNLRMYSAF; the protein is encoded by the coding sequence ATGTCTGCAGTTGCAGAGTTCCTCCACCTGCCCACGACGGTAGTCCGTCGGGCACCCCGCCTCAGTGCGGGCATCTCTCAACTCACAAACCGACCAGCCATGCCCGGAAAGCTGGCAGCCATTTCCCACGGCAAGCTGCAACGTGAAGCTGCATCTCAAACCCCTGATCTTCGTCGTTGCCTGGGCCATCACAACATTCTGATCCGCTGCGTTAAAGCAGCCCAAGAAGACAATGCCCGAGTCATGAAAGAGACCTACGAAGATGATCCAGATCTGGCGCCTACAAGCGAAGAGTCAGAATTTCCGCCCATCCGGACGCAGATCACCAACGCTGTCAAGACTATGGTGCGAAGCCGGCGTACTACCACAACAGACAAACCCTCAGATTGCGGACTGGTGCGTGTGGAAGCACATGGTCCAGAGACGACTATACGATCGAAACGACGCGGGGTTCTTGCAACGATGTTAGGTCTGAAAGGCAAAGGAATCTTTCGGAATACGCAGACGAGAGATAATTTACGAATGTATTCCGCTTTTTGA